A genomic window from Lotus japonicus ecotype B-129 chromosome 1, LjGifu_v1.2 includes:
- the LOC130733023 gene encoding uncharacterized protein LOC130733023, translating to MVAGRNDEAIAEALAMLVGAIGQGQQANLGNHNQDEFRALGKFQRNNPPTFEGAYDPDKAQAWLKAIEKIFRVMNCTDAQKVQFGTHMLEKEAEDWWDNTVQRFEGDGMEITWDLFKGAFLEKYYPEDVRGKKEIEFLELKQGNGTVAEYATKFEELIKFCPHYNTAEAERSKCNKFVNGLRPEIKKVVGYQQFIRFSDLVNRSRIYDEDSRESAAHYKSLKEKKEKGQFRGKPYGNPVDNGKQEAGNDKKPSGGGAPNPVRCYKCGVEGHRSPECPNSEAT from the coding sequence ATGGTTGCCGGAAGGAATGATGAAGCTATCGCTGAGGCATTGGCAATGTTGGTTGGCGCCATTGGGCAAGGTCAGCAAGCGAACCTTGGGAACCATAATCAGGATGAATTCCGTGCTTTGGGAAAGTTTCAGAGGAACAATCCGCCAACCTTTGAAGGAGCATACGACCCTGACAAAGCACAGGCATGGCTGAAAgcaattgagaagatctttcgaGTCATGAATTGTACTGACGCGCAGAAGGTGCAGTTTGGCACCCATATGCTTgagaaagaagctgaagattggtGGGACAACACTGTTCAGAGGTTTGAAGGTGATGGGATGGAGATTACTTGGGATCTTTTCAAGGGTGcatttctggagaagtactATCCAGAAGATGTGCGtggaaagaaggaaattgagTTTCTTGAACTCAAGCAGGGTAATGGAACCGTGGCGGagtatgctacaaagtttgaGGAATTGATTAAGTTTTGTCCCCACTACAATACTGCCGAAGCTGAGAGATCTAAGTGTAACAagtttgtgaatggtttgagacCTGAGATCAAGAAGGTTGTGGGATATCAACAGTTTATCCGATTTTCTGACCTGGTTAACAGGAGTAGGATATATGATGAGGATAGCAGGGAAAGTGCTGCTCACTACAAGtctttgaaagagaagaaagaaaaggggcaATTCAGAGGGAAACCGTATGGGAATCCTGTTGATAACGGTAAACAAGAAGCTGGTAATGACAAGAAGCCGAGTGGGGGAGGAGCTCCTAATCCGGTTAGGTGCTACAAGTGTGGTGTTGAAGGACATCGTTCTCCTGAATGTCCCAATTCAGAAGCAACATGA
- the LOC130733024 gene encoding transcription termination factor MTERF9, chloroplastic isoform X1, with the protein MAATIHSLYPYNPFFHIPAPPSSSPSCGSSFRRGSKLVVLAAHSNPKILKTNRMSKYGRALSMYDSDEDDEEDEDDDDDDEEDDGLLSDDEFAEPADLDVNNKRRKSRTVAERNREREKERGLRSFDDGQSNRMPKSERLASFQQNDSGKLQFGRNSKEKKYPRLSEEIVMDVKWLPLLDYLSTFEIKESHFLQMYERHMPSLQINVCSAQERLDYLMSVGVKHRDVRKILLRQPQILEYTIENNLKAHVDFLRGLGIPNSRIGQIIAAAPSLFSYSVDNSLKPTARYLVEEVGINEKDLGKVIQLSPQILVQRIDISWNTRYMFLSKELGAPRDSVVKMVKKHPQLLHYSIDDGLLPRINFLRSIGMKNPDILKVLTSLTQVLSLSLEDNLKPKYLYLVNELRNEVKSLTKYPMYLSLSLDQRIRPRHKFLVSLKKAPKGPFPLGYLVPTDESFCQRWDTSLDTYLAFRQRLLLKKFAEKYERKM; encoded by the exons ATGGCTGCTACTATTCACTCTCTCTACCCTTACAATCCCTTTTTCCACATTCCagctcctccttcttcttctcctagCTGCGGTTCTTCATTCCGGAGAGGCAGCAAGTTGGTGGTGCTTGCTGCGCATTCCAATCCCAAGATTCTCAAGACCAACAGAATGTCAAAGTATGGACGAGCTCTGTCGATGTACGacagtgatgaagatgatgaagaagatgaagatgacgacgatgatgatgaagaagatgatggtttGCTGTCTGAT GATGAATTTGCTGAGCCCGCTGACTTAGATGTTAATAACAAAAGACGTAAGTCTCGGACAGTTGCAG AAAGAAATAGAGAACGGGAAAAGGAGCGGGGTTTAAGGTCTTTTGACGATGGACAAAGTAATAGAATGCCCAAGAGTGAGAGATTGGCATCCTTCCAACAAAATGACAGTGGAAAG tTGCAGTTTGGTAGAAATTCAAAGGAGAAAAAGTATCCTCGGTTGTCTGAAGAGATTGTTATGGATGTGAAATGGTTACCACTTCTTGATTACTTAAGCACTTTTGAAATTAAGGAATCGCACTTTCTCCAAATGTATGAGAGGCACATGCCGTCACTTCAAATTAATGTATGTTCTGCACAGGAAAGGTTGGATTACTTAATGAGTGTTGGTGTTAAACATAGAGATGTAAGAAAAATCCTGTTGAGGCAGCCACAAATTTTGGAATATACAATAGAAAACAATTTGAAGGCTCATGTTGATTTCTTGAGGGGCTTGGGTATACCTAATTCCAGAATCGGGCAAATCATCGCGGCTGCTCCGTCCCTGTTTTCTTATAGTGTTGATAATTCGCTAAAACCGACAGCAAGATATTTAGTTGAGGAAGTTGGCATTAATGAAAAAGATTTGGGTAAAGTCATTCAGCTGAGTCCCCAAATTCTGGTCCAGCGCATTGACATTTCATGGAATACTCGATATATGTTTCTTAGCAAAGAGTTGGGTGCACCCAGAGATAGTGTTGTGAAGATGGTCAAAAAACACCCTCAGCTTCTACATTACAGCATAGATGATGGATTACTCCCTAGAATAAATTTCCTAAGGAGCATAGGAATGAAAAATCCAGATATCTTGAAAGTCTTGACTAGCCTTACACAG GTATTATCTCTGTCCTTGGAGGATAATCTAAAACCCAAGTATTTGTACTTGGTAAATGAACTTCGCAATGAGGTAAAGTCCTTGACCAAATACCCTATGTACCTTAGCTTGTCTTTGGACCAGAGAATTCGTCCTCGTCATAAGTTCTTGGTTTCCCTGAAGAAAGCTCCAAAAGGACCATTTCCTCTTGGATATCTAGTTCCGACCGATGAATCCTTTTGTCAACGGTGGGACACTAGTTTGGATACATATTTGGCATTTCGTCAGAGATTGTTACTCAAAAAGTTTGCTGAGAAATATGAAAGAAAGATGTGA
- the LOC130733024 gene encoding transcription termination factor MTERF9, chloroplastic isoform X2 — MDELCRCTTVMKMMKKMKMTTMMMKKMMVCCLIFVVNFPFRCGSCSQDEFAEPADLDVNNKRRKSRTVAERNREREKERGLRSFDDGQSNRMPKSERLASFQQNDSGKLQFGRNSKEKKYPRLSEEIVMDVKWLPLLDYLSTFEIKESHFLQMYERHMPSLQINVCSAQERLDYLMSVGVKHRDVRKILLRQPQILEYTIENNLKAHVDFLRGLGIPNSRIGQIIAAAPSLFSYSVDNSLKPTARYLVEEVGINEKDLGKVIQLSPQILVQRIDISWNTRYMFLSKELGAPRDSVVKMVKKHPQLLHYSIDDGLLPRINFLRSIGMKNPDILKVLTSLTQVLSLSLEDNLKPKYLYLVNELRNEVKSLTKYPMYLSLSLDQRIRPRHKFLVSLKKAPKGPFPLGYLVPTDESFCQRWDTSLDTYLAFRQRLLLKKFAEKYERKM, encoded by the exons ATGGACGAGCTCTGTCGATGTACGacagtgatgaagatgatgaagaagatgaagatgacgacgatgatgatgaagaagatgatggtttGCTGTCTGAT ATTTGTTGTTAATTTTCCTTTTCGTTGCGGATCTTGTTCCCAGGATGAATTTGCTGAGCCCGCTGACTTAGATGTTAATAACAAAAGACGTAAGTCTCGGACAGTTGCAG AAAGAAATAGAGAACGGGAAAAGGAGCGGGGTTTAAGGTCTTTTGACGATGGACAAAGTAATAGAATGCCCAAGAGTGAGAGATTGGCATCCTTCCAACAAAATGACAGTGGAAAG tTGCAGTTTGGTAGAAATTCAAAGGAGAAAAAGTATCCTCGGTTGTCTGAAGAGATTGTTATGGATGTGAAATGGTTACCACTTCTTGATTACTTAAGCACTTTTGAAATTAAGGAATCGCACTTTCTCCAAATGTATGAGAGGCACATGCCGTCACTTCAAATTAATGTATGTTCTGCACAGGAAAGGTTGGATTACTTAATGAGTGTTGGTGTTAAACATAGAGATGTAAGAAAAATCCTGTTGAGGCAGCCACAAATTTTGGAATATACAATAGAAAACAATTTGAAGGCTCATGTTGATTTCTTGAGGGGCTTGGGTATACCTAATTCCAGAATCGGGCAAATCATCGCGGCTGCTCCGTCCCTGTTTTCTTATAGTGTTGATAATTCGCTAAAACCGACAGCAAGATATTTAGTTGAGGAAGTTGGCATTAATGAAAAAGATTTGGGTAAAGTCATTCAGCTGAGTCCCCAAATTCTGGTCCAGCGCATTGACATTTCATGGAATACTCGATATATGTTTCTTAGCAAAGAGTTGGGTGCACCCAGAGATAGTGTTGTGAAGATGGTCAAAAAACACCCTCAGCTTCTACATTACAGCATAGATGATGGATTACTCCCTAGAATAAATTTCCTAAGGAGCATAGGAATGAAAAATCCAGATATCTTGAAAGTCTTGACTAGCCTTACACAG GTATTATCTCTGTCCTTGGAGGATAATCTAAAACCCAAGTATTTGTACTTGGTAAATGAACTTCGCAATGAGGTAAAGTCCTTGACCAAATACCCTATGTACCTTAGCTTGTCTTTGGACCAGAGAATTCGTCCTCGTCATAAGTTCTTGGTTTCCCTGAAGAAAGCTCCAAAAGGACCATTTCCTCTTGGATATCTAGTTCCGACCGATGAATCCTTTTGTCAACGGTGGGACACTAGTTTGGATACATATTTGGCATTTCGTCAGAGATTGTTACTCAAAAAGTTTGCTGAGAAATATGAAAGAAAGATGTGA
- the LOC130731508 gene encoding uncharacterized protein LOC130731508 — protein sequence MEAAVFSSCSVLSLTTEKTRNTVTHNCSLSVRKCCNVGAKNEGTRRRRRTRVVASLNDVTTVLDPAPAEITWQIVVGTIAGVTPFVVAGVEFSKRIMAQRRCEVCGGSGLVLREKEKDYIRCPECGGFLPWQSWKRFFSG from the exons ATGGAAGCTGCAGTATTTTCTTCTTGTTCTGTACTTTCCTTAACCACTGAAAAAACAAGGAACACAGTCACACACAATTGTTCATTGAGTGTGAGAAAATGTTGTAATGTTGGGGCTAAGAATGaaggaacaagaagaagaagaagaacaagggtGGTGGCTTCTTTGAATGATGTAACCACAGTGCTTGACCCTGCTCCAGCAGAAATCACATGGCAAATTGTGGTTGGAACCATAG CTGGGGTTACACCTTTTGTGGTGGCAGGGGTTGAGTTTAGCAAGAGAATT ATGGCTCAAAGAAGATGTGAGGTGTGTGGAGGGTCAGGGCTTGTTCTtagggaaaaggaaaaggacTATATCCGTTGCCCAGAATGTG GTGGATTTCTTCCATGGCAGTCCTGGAAAAGATTCTTTTCTGGTTAA